The Acinetobacter shaoyimingii DNA segment TATTTGACGTGTTGAATGATCCATCTGAAATTGCAGGTGTGTATCATCTTTATAAAATTGAAGGTCATTTATTTTCAAATCAGACTATTGCTTTAGGGTGGTCAGAGTGCACAAAACAAAGTCAGGAAGTTCACATAGAACAGTTATTTAAATTGTATTGTTTATTTAAGTCGATATCACGGCCAGCCGCTACCTCTCATACGCTACAGTCATATAAATCGGCAATTTAATATTTTGATTGAATAAAACTTAATGATTGATTAGATTGAAATCTAATCATAATAAATTGCTCCTTAGACAATGAAAAAAACTTTTTATGTGCTGTGTTTGGTGTGTGTATTGACGGGTTGTCAGGACAAATCTCATGATTCTACGGAAGCTGTTAGTGTTGAACCAACTGAAAAAGATCTGTCTTCATCGAATATACCCGTAGCGCATTCAGATCAGGGGGAGATCGAAGATTTGACTGTTTCAGATAAGAACGCTATTTATCCGAAACAAGTACTTGAGTTTATTCAATTGAGGTTGCAACATTGCTCAGCCCATGAACAGCTTCAGCTTGAAAAACTGATCAAAGTTGCCAATATATGGGGGGATGATCAGCCAGAATATATTCTTGAACCACATTTGATTCGTTGCGATGATCATGCTTCATCCCATAACGATGTACGACAAATCTCTGTTTTTGCGACTCTAGAAGGCGGGGTGACGAAACGAATTTTTGATCATCCTATGTTGGATTATGCATTGCTTGAGAGTAAGACGGCAGTTGCAAATTTAAAGAATGAAACGACGAAAGTGCAAGACCCTAAATTATTTGATCAGCAGTATCGAAATTCACAAAAATTAATCAATGATCAAACATCCTCTAATGCTAAAGATTCTGAACCCAAAGATTTAACAGTTAAATACCCAAAACAAGAGCTTTGGCTCACTGTTGGTGGTGCTTTTTGTGGTCAGGATATGACACAAGTGAGCCGTGCAGAGGCCATTACTTGTAAGCGTTTAGTGGTATGGGATGCTAAATTGAGGGAATTGAGGTTGGACCAAATGAAGGTGAATGTCATGAATTCCCAGAATATTCAGGATGATGATCAAAATAATTTAAGATAATGATCATGATATGAACTGGTTATTTTGAAATTTTGATGAGTCGCATAATTTTATAATTATGCGACCTTATAAAGCGTTTGAATAAGCTTAAAAAATGGTGTTTTAAATCCATTGAATCAATCGATCACTTTCATAAAACATTTCTTGATCAATTAAAATTTATGCTGTCATTTGTCATTCTTGAGCCATATATCGCGCAAGAGAAGGGGCTTACATGGATAACTTAAATTTATTGATTATGAAATTTTGATGTGAATTCTTGCCATTTCTTTTTTCGATTGACTTTATTTTCATCTTTCTTTTGTTGTTTTAGTGCGACATTGGTTAGACGTTTAACTTCGTCCCAAGTTTCGACTGACGCTTCAATTTCAGCTTCAACTTCGTCGTAATCCCAGCGGTATACTGTGGCATGAGTGGTAGCAAGATATTCATCTGCAATAGATTCATCTTCCTCTTCTAAGTCGACAAAAAGTGCTGTTTCACCGAGCGGAAGTAATTGACTGATTTTTGATAAAACTGCTGAATTTTCGTCAAATTCATCTGCATCGTTCAGTGAGCCAACCAAAGCACCCGTACTAAATCCAAGTAATACACCCAGTGGACCACCCAATATACCAATCAGCGATCCGAAAAGACCACCAAACAATGTATTTGAATCGACATCATTTCCTTGATTGTCTTGTATTTGAATACTACCGTCATCAGCACGTTTAACAACTATTACTTGATTAATATTTATGTTTTGTTGGTTTTTGAGCTGTATAAAACTCTCATATGCTTTTGAAGATTCACGCCATGTGACTAATAAAATATGATGCGCCATTTTTCTTCTTCCCTAGTGCTGTTTGCGAGCTTTCAGTGTATTGGGAGCAACATATAGACAATGTACACATTGAGAGGGACTTTAATGTCTTTTTTTTGATTGTGTAATCATTTTATAAACACCTTGCAATAACAAGTAAATTTCACATTGGTTTTTAAACATTAACAATTTTATTGAATTTTCATTTAAATATAATTTGTAATTGTGATGGAGTTCGCGTTATGTTTTGTTATGTGATTTAAATCATATTTTGCTATGTGGTTTGTAATGTGTACTCCTCAACTTTATCAGTGATCATGAACATTGAAGCTTACTAAAGGCTAGAACATTTGATCTGTTTGGTGGTTATTGTGAAATTTCTCTTTTAGGTGAATAGCAATAAATGAAAAGTTCGATGTTGAAGGTTCAAGGTTATAAATTTTTAGATGTAAGGAATTTGAGATGCGTAAACGGATATTTACACTGACATTGAGCACAATGTTGTTGATGGGGCATGCTGCAATAACACAGCAAGCTGTGGCAAAACCTGCAAGCAGTTTTACATTAAGTGAAATGCTTTTGAATGGAAATACTTCGTTTATTCAGAAAGTTTTGGGTAAACGAAATACATTTGAAAAAAATTCTAGTCTAGCTGTTTCGCCCTTGTTTAACGCTACACATGTTTATGTTAAACCTGAATACTTTGATCAGTTTACAGATAGTTTTATTGCAACATTTGGTGGTACTAAATCAGAGCAGGGTGTCTATCAAGTTACCCCAACCCCAAGCCAAACCATGTCGCAATTTGTGTTGTCACCCGTAGGGACTTTATCTGTATTTGGGTTTAAAACCCCTGTGCCTTATCCATTTGGAAGTGAAAGTATAGGGTATTTGGTCAAAGATTTTGATCGGGCAGTACAGTTTGCACGTTCAAATGGCGCTGAGATCATTGTTGCACCTTTTACAGATCTGGCAGGGCGTGATGCTGTGATTCGTTGGCCAGGCGGTTTCACCAGTCAGCTGTATTGGATTGAAACCATTCCTGATTTTGAACCATTGCAAACCATTCCCGAAAGTCGCGTTTATGTTTCACCTGAAGCGGTGAACAGTTTTGTGAAAAAATTTGTCAATTTCACTCAAGGCAAAGTCGTGTCTGATCACCCACGCGCTGCAGGTATTGAGATTGGTCGTCCGAATGAGTTTTATCGACGGATACGTATTGAATCTAATTTTGGCAAGATGACCGTATTTGTGACCGATGGACATTTACCATTTCCTTATGGACGCGAAACAACGGGTTTTGAAGTCCAAAATTTAAATGAAACATTGGATAAGGCACAAAAAGCTGGCGCCAAAATTTTAGTCAATCCTGTTCAGACTGAAGCGCGTGAATCAGCGATGGTTCAATTTCCGGGAGAGTATATTGCTGAAATACATGCACGTTTAAAATAGCGTTTAATTAACTATTTGGATTTGCATCATCAAATGATCATGCAAATCCTGAGGCTAATGTCTTGCTGGTATTTTAGCCTAAATTTTTGATGTGTTGAATCAGCAGAAATAAATGGCATTAAGCTCGAATAATCATACAAGTAGCCGTGCCATGTGCATAAAGTTTACCTGTTTCATCCACGATTTTACCTTCAGAAATGGCTAAATTTTTACTGACATTAATGACTGAACCAATGGCGGTGAGTTCCTTGTCTTTGGGAATAGGGCGACACATTTTGATATTCAAATCAATGGTGCCATAACCTACACCTGCCTCTAAAACAGTATGAATTGCACAACCAGTGACGGTATCAAGGACAGTGGCAGCAAAACCACCGTGAACACCACCAAGCGGGTTGAGATGGCGATCATCAGCTTGCACTAAAAATGTGATTTGTCCTTCTTGGATTTCAGTCGGTTTCATTGGAATGGTTTGACTAATTGAAGCCGGTGGAATCTTTCCATCAGCCATGGCTTGTAGGAGTTCTAATCCGGTCATTTGTAGTGGATTCATTATTTGCATATCCTATTTGTAATATAGTTCTAAAAGGGAACTTACATTAAAAATAAATTGACATCATACCGATGTCAATTGCAGGTTAAAGAAAGAATAAGAACTCAATGGTCAGATTCAAAGATTTTGTCTAGACAATCTGCGAACTTTAGCACGTGCATATCTATAGATTCACCTGTTGCCCATGTTGCACTAGAAATTGCATCATTCACATCAATGATATCAAGGCCTTTGCATAATATACGCGGGCTTTGTACCACGATAAATTTTGGAGATTGGGTTTTTAAACATTGAGCAATATAGTGTTCAATGTTTTCTTGTTTATACACATCTATAACTTTATAACGCATTGTTTTACCATTAATTATAATTAAAATTATGTTCTGGAAGTGATTTTAATATTTACGTGAAAAATAATCTATGTCAAATATGTAGTAAATTTTAAATAAATGTGACAATGATCACATTTTGTTTAATTTTGAATTTGTCTATTATTTTCCATAAAAAAACCCGCAAGTATTGCGGGTTTTTTGATTTAAGCTTAATAAATGGCTTAAATTATTTTTTTTCA contains these protein-coding regions:
- a CDS encoding DUF1269 domain-containing protein, whose protein sequence is MAHHILLVTWRESSKAYESFIQLKNQQNININQVIVVKRADDGSIQIQDNQGNDVDSNTLFGGLFGSLIGILGGPLGVLLGFSTGALVGSLNDADEFDENSAVLSKISQLLPLGETALFVDLEEEDESIADEYLATTHATVYRWDYDEVEAEIEASVETWDEVKRLTNVALKQQKKDENKVNRKKKWQEFTSKFHNQ
- a CDS encoding glyoxalase — encoded protein: MRKRIFTLTLSTMLLMGHAAITQQAVAKPASSFTLSEMLLNGNTSFIQKVLGKRNTFEKNSSLAVSPLFNATHVYVKPEYFDQFTDSFIATFGGTKSEQGVYQVTPTPSQTMSQFVLSPVGTLSVFGFKTPVPYPFGSESIGYLVKDFDRAVQFARSNGAEIIVAPFTDLAGRDAVIRWPGGFTSQLYWIETIPDFEPLQTIPESRVYVSPEAVNSFVKKFVNFTQGKVVSDHPRAAGIEIGRPNEFYRRIRIESNFGKMTVFVTDGHLPFPYGRETTGFEVQNLNETLDKAQKAGAKILVNPVQTEARESAMVQFPGEYIAEIHARLK
- a CDS encoding PaaI family thioesterase, yielding MMNPLQMTGLELLQAMADGKIPPASISQTIPMKPTEIQEGQITFLVQADDRHLNPLGGVHGGFAATVLDTVTGCAIHTVLEAGVGYGTIDLNIKMCRPIPKDKELTAIGSVINVSKNLAISEGKIVDETGKLYAHGTATCMIIRA